TGAAGATCAGTTGCAGCCTTTTCACAAAAAGGATGGTAAAGGTTCGGTAAAAACAAAAGAAATGAACCTTCACATACTGCCTTGGCCAACACAAGAGCTAGAAAATTTGCGTGAAGCAAAAGTAGAAATGCGGGTAACACTTTCATATTTTATCGAACCTAACCCTGGAGAGCGAGGATGGGAAAATAAACATTCTTATGCCTCTTATGGTTTAAGGCTTGCTGTTAAGCGTTCTACAGAGACTTTGGCTGATTTTAGAAAACGAATTAACAAGCAAGAGCAAGAAACTGAAGAGAATGTTACATCTACTGGAAGTAGCGACAGTGGATGGTTCTTAGGCCCCAAAACATGGAATCGCGGTTCAATTCATTCTGATATTTGGCAAGGTACTGCGGCTGAATTGGCTCAGAAAGATTCTATTGGTATATATCCTGTTAGCGGTTGGTGGAAATATAATCCGAGGTGGGAAGGATGGAATAAAACAGCTAGATATGCTCTGATTGTTTCGATCCGAGTTATAGATGAAGTTGAAGTTGATATTGATCTGTATACTCCTATTTCTATTTCCCCCAAAATTAAACAGACTGTGCCTATTAATCTGTAGGTTCTAAGCCGGATTTTGTAACTCTGCCATCTCTCCAAACATCATAAAACACCTTTGACACCACCCATGCAGCCACAGTTTGGACATTCTGAAAGCAAGCTTAAATTGTGGCGATCACTTTCTCAGGAAACATTAATTTACAGTCCTAAGCCGCTTCATCAAAGGGACAGCCTATCTTCTGCAAACACAATACGCGATCGCCTCACTTCCCTTTTCCTTGATTTGACGAAATCGTTCCATCCGCCTGCGCTTGTCTAATCGCTCGTCTCAGAATTAACACTGCCATTTGCGACAAAGAACGCTCCTCTGCATCCGCCAGTTGTTGCAGAGCTTCTTTGTCTTCTTCTTCCATGTAAATACTCAGCGTTACTTTCCCCATGTGACTATCATCAACTTTTCTATGTATTTTTATATTAAATCACTAATAACAAATAATTTTAAATAGAAGTACATGAAATCTATGTATAATTACTGGTAAGTCAAAAGCCAGCGCGCAACTTTCTCAGGGCTGACGCACTGGCTTCTGGCTCCCTCTCACAGGAGACATATTCCATGTTAAAACCTGTTTGCCACAAAACAGATAAATACAGAGGCTATCAACAAGCCTTAGATGACTTTGGTATTGCTGAACTATTGGCGAAACTCAGCAATTATTGTGAACAGCAAGAACAAGAAAGTTTAGCAGCGTTGTTGATTTCCCAATTAACTCACAGCATTGATGCTGAACTGATTGCTAATTATTTGAGTGCGATCGCGCTCAATCGCCAGGATTTACTGCCAAGATTAATTACCCAGAAATTTTCTCCTAGTTTTGTTGATTTACCTGAAGACTTTCCAAATACAGCAAAGACACCCCGCTTTTTGTACGGCGATAAATTGCGTTGGATTGGTTGTGACACCGATTGGGGAACTGCGATCGGCAGATTTTATAGCTTTGCTCCCCATCTTTGCTGCTGGACTTGGTGCTACCTGATTTGGTTGAGCAAAGATAGCCCCAGTGCTGCTTGGACATATGCCGATATTGCCTGGGAAGAAGATTTAGAACCACTGGAAGCGGAACCAATGCTATGACTAATCCGCGTCCTTTACAAGCACGAGAGCAAAATTTGATTGATCTATACAGTCATTGTCAGCTGGGAATGACACCCAAGAATTTTTATGCCAAATGGGATGTCAATCATGAAGCGATCGCTCGGATATGCTCTCGTTCACTTTCAACAGTTCGGCGTTGGTTCTCCAAAGGTCGTAATTACCGTAGTCCTATGCCGAGCGATTTACGCCATCTTGCCCTCATGGACTTCCTACTAGAACACTTCGAGGAAATTCCCGAAGAATTTCTGAAGATACTCTGTTCTCTAAAAGGGCATAAGTAGGAATCGAAAAGTCAACAAATTGCAATGTCAGGATGACATTTTTTACCAGCCACTCTCACAGTAGGGTGGCTTTAGTTTGGGGAATTTTTAAGCAAGCTTTGTCTATTATTCAACTGCAATTCCCCAGCTAAATTATAGGTATTATCAGGAGGTTTTTGTGACCTACATTGAAAAGCTAAATCCTTGGTGTATAGTCCGCTATTTTCCTAATATGCAACACCAAATAGTTGCTCGGTTTCGCCGGCGAAGTGATGCGGAAGCTCATTCCCAAGCTCTACACCGACTGATACCAAATGCAACTTTCACAATCATTTTTAATCCGGTAGTCGAGCAACCAGAGCAAATTACCCCATAATTCAATCATTCTGGGAGCCAATTTAATTTGTGGCGAATTATCTTATGTATTAAAGCATAAAATATCCCCCCTTACTACCTCTTTTCCATCAAAGCAAGGGGGGATAATTAATGGCTGAAATTTGAAAAATACTATTATGTTTTCAGAAACTCATTTAAAGGCTTTTGATACTTTACCATATCAGCAAAAGTCAGAAAACACCGCTGACACCAACCATCCACCCAAAATGCAGGAACCTTAAATCTTGACCCACAGTTTAGACATTCTGATAACAACGTTAAATTGTGGCTTTTGCATCCTTGTGTTACCTTAAACTGCCACTCAATTTTGTGACAAGGCGATTCAACATAGCAAGCTGCACATAACCGAATCGGCTCCATTTTCAACGCCCTAAAAAGTGACTCAGGCTTTCTCCTTGTAAAGGTTCTATTTGAAACAGCCAAGGTTGAATCTCTACCATTTCCATTATTTGTACTCCGCAGCGACTTCCTTTAGAGTTTCCAAATCGACCTTCTGTAATCCTTTCTTCAAAGCCCTGATTGCTGATTCTCTCAAAATCATATCCAGCAAACCAATGTAACCAGTAGTTGCTTCACCTAACGTCTTCAGCATCGTCTTGTTGGAAAGATTAGAGGCAACTGGCAGTCTTAAAATTTGTCGCTCCCAAATCTCTACTGTTCTTTTAAAATCTTCTCCTGACAACTTACCAAACCTATGACAAGCCCTAAATCGATTGTAAACTTGTTCATCCCGCTTAATTACTGCATCCAAGCGATCAGTTCCCACTAAGACAACAGAGATTTCTAATTCTTCACCAATGTCTCTAACATCTTTAAATGTATTCGGCTTCAAGCGATCAGCCTCATCAATAATCAGCATTTCCACGCCACACCCTTTCAAAACCCGCCGAGTCCGTTCTCGAATTTCCGCAACTGTTCCCTTCGTCATTTGATATTTCAAATGCTCAATAATTAAGCTGAATAAATCCTTAGAACTGCATTCTGGAGGAACTAAAATGTAAGCCACAGGAACCGTTGGTGGTTTACCTGGCTGTTGCGTTGGTTTATGCCTCAACCTGTAAGCATCACAGGCAATAGTTTTGCCTGTACGCGACTCTCCTAAAATTCGACAGCACTGACGTGCTTGACGCTTTCCTTCCAGCCATTCATGGAGAATCTGTACTTGTTCAAGTGGGATAAAACTCTTTCGGTTCAATCGTTGAATTTATGCTTGTAATTTTTCACTATTTTGTGGAATATTACCTAATTGTTGAGCTACTTCTTGGGCTGGTTTGGAATTCATATTCTAAAACCCGTAATCGTCACGCATTTGTTCGTAATCAAATACTTCTGGCATCTGGTATTCTGGCTCACCGTTCAGAGATACCACGTCTATTTCTTCTGCTTCAACAGGCACAGGTTTTTTAGCCTTTTCAACTACAGCCTGTTCTGCTTTTTGGCGTTCCTTTTTGGTTTTCTTTTGGGTAACGAATGTTTCGCGATCGCGTACTTCTGCCAACATTGAGCGATTGCTAATTGTTTTTCCTGCTTGCCTAATCTTGCGACTACTAGCTTTCGCCTCATCCAGAGATAATTGCTCAGTCTCCAAATCCTGAGCAAATGCCCTTGCTAGAAACTCTTCTTTATTACCTTTCTGGCAGTACACCAACACAGTGGTAATATCTCTGGGGTCATAACGCAGTACAACGCTTTCGCCCGCATAACCTGCCAAGTTT
Above is a window of Nostoc sp. UHCC 0702 DNA encoding:
- a CDS encoding ribbon-helix-helix protein, CopG family, whose protein sequence is MGKVTLSIYMEEEDKEALQQLADAEERSLSQMAVLILRRAIRQAQADGTISSNQGKGK
- a CDS encoding helix-turn-helix domain-containing protein — its product is MTNPRPLQAREQNLIDLYSHCQLGMTPKNFYAKWDVNHEAIARICSRSLSTVRRWFSKGRNYRSPMPSDLRHLALMDFLLEHFEEIPEEFLKILCSLKGHK